ACAGCGATGCGGTGCTGTTGGGCGCGGTGGGTGGACCGCAGTACGAGCAGTTGCCCCGTGAAAAACGCCCAGAAAAGGGTCTGTTGGGTTTGCGCTCTAATTTAGAACTGTTCTCTAACTTGCGCCCTGCGATTTTGTATCCGCAGTTGGCGGATGCTTCTACTCTGAAACCGGAAGTGGTATCAGGATTGGATATGATGATCGTGCGTGAGTTGACGGGGGGGATCTATTTTGGTCAGCCCCGTGGCATTCGTACCTTGGAAAACGGTGAGCAGCAGGGTTACAACACCTTGGTTTATGCTGAGCACGAGATTGAAAGGATCGCACACAGCGCCTTTAAAATCGCTATGAAACGCGACAAGCGGGTCTGTTCTGTGGATAAGGCGAATGTGTTGGAGGTCTCAGAACTGTGGCGCGACGTGATGGAGCGGGTCGCAAAGGAGTACCCTGAGGTGGCGTTGTCGCACATGTACGTCGATAACGCCTCTATGCAGCTGGTGAAAGAGCCGAAGCAGTTTGATGTGATGGTGACGAAAAACATGTTTGGTGACATTCTCTCCGATACGGCGGCGATGTTAACCGGCTCCATCGGCATGTTGCCTTCGGCATCTTTGAACTCGGACGGTTTTGGTATGTACGAGCCGATTCACGGTTCTGCACCGGACATTGCCGGTCAAGGGGTGGCCAATCCCCTGGCGACGATTTTATCCGTGGCGATGATGTTACGTTACACCTTGAATGAGGTGGCATTGGCGGATCGCATTGAGGCGGCAGTGGGGGACGTGTTGGATCAAGGTCTGCGTACTTTGGACATCGCCGCTGAGGGGTGTCAGCAAGTGGGTACGGTTGAAATGGGCGATGCGGTGGTTGCCGCCTTGTGTGCTAAAGCATAACAAAATAATTAATAGGATTAATAGATTAGATCATGAGCAGAACCTTTGATGTTGCGGTTGTGGGTGCCACCGGTGCGGTGGGTGAGACCATGTTGTCCATTTTGGCGGAGCGTAATTTTCCCATCGGTAAAATTTACGCGCTGGCCAGCAGTCGCTCGGTGGGCAAACGGGTGGAGTTTGGCGATAAGCTGTTAAAGATCGAAGAGCTGGACGGTTTTGATTTTTCCAAGGTGCAAATAGGCCTCTTCTCTGCGGGTGGTTCCATCTCCAAAATTTACGCTCCCAAAGCGGCTGCCGCTGGCTGTGTGGTGATCGACAATACGTCGGAGTTTCGTTACGACGATGACATTCCGCTGGTGGTGCCGGAGGTCAATCCTCATGCCATTGCCAACTACACCACGCGCGGCATTATTGCCAACCCGAACTGCTCGACAATTCAGATGTTGGTGGCGCTGAAACCATTGTATGATTCTGTTGGGATTGAACGCATTAATGTGGCGACCTATCAAGCGGTCTCCGGTACAGGCAAAGAGGCAATTGAAGAGCTGGCGGGACAGACGTACGCTTTGTTGAGTGCCAAACCAGTGGAAGTCTCGGTTTATCCGAAACAGATTGCCTTCAATGTTTTACCGCAAATTGATGTGTTTCAAGACAACGGTTACACCAAAGAAGAGATGAAGATGGTCTGGGAGACGCAGAAAATCTTTGAGGATGAGAGCATCTTGGTTAATCCAACCGCTGTTAGAGTGCCGGTTTTTTCTGGTCATTCGGAAGCAATTCACATTGAGACCCGTGACAAAATCAGTGCCAAAGCGGCGCGTGAGTTGCTGGAGAAGGCAGACGGTGTGGTGGTAATGGATCAGCGTGAAGATGGGGGTTACCCTACTTCTGGCACAGAGGGTGCGGGT
This sequence is a window from Gammaproteobacteria bacterium. Protein-coding genes within it:
- the leuB gene encoding 3-isopropylmalate dehydrogenase, whose protein sequence is MSKKIAILPGDGIGPEIVAEAVKVLRCLQSEFGFEVELNEAPVGGAGYDAAGDPLPEATLQLCRDSDAVLLGAVGGPQYEQLPREKRPEKGLLGLRSNLELFSNLRPAILYPQLADASTLKPEVVSGLDMMIVRELTGGIYFGQPRGIRTLENGEQQGYNTLVYAEHEIERIAHSAFKIAMKRDKRVCSVDKANVLEVSELWRDVMERVAKEYPEVALSHMYVDNASMQLVKEPKQFDVMVTKNMFGDILSDTAAMLTGSIGMLPSASLNSDGFGMYEPIHGSAPDIAGQGVANPLATILSVAMMLRYTLNEVALADRIEAAVGDVLDQGLRTLDIAAEGCQQVGTVEMGDAVVAALCAKA
- a CDS encoding aspartate-semialdehyde dehydrogenase, translating into MMSRTFDVAVVGATGAVGETMLSILAERNFPIGKIYALASSRSVGKRVEFGDKLLKIEELDGFDFSKVQIGLFSAGGSISKIYAPKAAAAGCVVIDNTSEFRYDDDIPLVVPEVNPHAIANYTTRGIIANPNCSTIQMLVALKPLYDSVGIERINVATYQAVSGTGKEAIEELAGQTYALLSAKPVEVSVYPKQIAFNVLPQIDVFQDNGYTKEEMKMVWETQKIFEDESILVNPTAVRVPVFSGHSEAIHIETRDKISAKAARELLEKADGVVVMDQREDGGYPTSGTEGAGTDPVYVGRIREDISHPRGLNLWVVADNVRKGAALNSVQIAEILINEYL